The Pseudokineococcus lusitanus nucleotide sequence TGCAGCCGGCGGAAGCCGGGCGTCGCGGCGATCAACGGCCTGGCCGCGGCGAAGGCGGCCTCGAAGGCCTCCTCCCGCCCGGCGACGACGGGCAGGAGCGCGTGCTCGAGGACCATGGGCCGAGGGTGGCAGCGGTGACGGCGTCCGCGGCGGACCCGGGCCGTCCGACGGCCCCGCCGGGGCGGCGCGGGCGTCATCCCCCGGCCATGGACCTCGCCGGCTCGCGCCTCGACCACCTCAACCTGCCGGTCCGCGACCTGCCGCGGGCCGTCGCCTTCTACGAGGCGGCCCTCGCGCCGCTCGACATCGTCACGCTCATCGCCGTCCCCGCGACGCCGGCGGCGCAGCAGAAGGCGATGCACGCCTTCGGCGTCCACCCCAAGCCCTTCTTCTGGCTCGTCGAGGGCGGCCGCGACGACTACGCCTACGACGAGGACACCCACGTCGCCTTCACGGCCGACGACTGGGCGACCGTCGACGCCTTCCACGCCGCCGCGCTCGCCGCGGGCGGGACGACGCTCCGCCCGCCGGGCGTCTGGGCCGAGTACCACGCCGAGTACCACGCCGACTACTACGGCGCCTTCGTCCGCGACCCCGAGGGCGTCAACGTCGAGGCGGTCTGCCACGCGCCGGTGGTGGACGGCGACGGCTGAGACCGTCGATGCCCCCCTGCGGCCCTGACCGCGGCGGGGCCCGTCCGACGGACGCCGCTCGCCTCGTCGCCCGTCGAGTCCGACGAACGGCAAGGTCCGGGCCGGCGGGATCATGTCGTGCGTCGGACTCGACCGAGCACCGTCGCGAGCGTCGTCGAGGATGGGGCCCATGGACGAGCAGTGGACCTGCCGGCACGTCAGCCTCAGCAACCCGGAGGGCGACGGCGCCACCGACCTCCCGCTCCTGCTGCGGCGGGTGGCGGACCTCATGGAGGAGGAGGGGATCGCGCCGATGGACGTCATGGACCTCACCGTCTCCTCCGACATGACCGCCGACGGGCCGTGGTGGACGGTGACCGTCTACTGGTCGCCCGGCAGCGGTGAGGACGACGACGCCGCGGACGAGCCCTCCCGCGGCACGGGGTCGTCCGGGTCGTCGGCGCGCGTCGCCTGATCTGCGGGAGCGGGGGCGCCGCGTCGCCGCCGCTGCCACCATCGCGCATGGCCCTCGAGCAGAGCACCCGCCCGGTCGCCCGCCGCCTGCCCGGCGGCGTGGCGGTGGCGGTCGGTGCGGCGTCCGTGGTGGTCGGCGTCCTCGCGCTCGTGACGGCGCCGGGCGTCACCCGCCTCGACCAGTACACCTACGACACGACCTTCGTCACGGCGTGGTGGTGGCTCGCCTACGTGCTCGTCGTCCCCGCCGCCGTCCTGCTGTGGCGCGCCCGCGCCGGGTACGCCGGCTACGTCGTCACCGGAGCGGCGCTCGTCGTGCCGCACGTCGTCGTCGCGGCCCTCGTCGTCGCCCGGTACCGCGCGACGGGGTGGGGCGACGGCCTGGAGGTCCTCGCCTTCCTCCACCCCTTCGGGCTCTTCGTCGTCACGGCGGCGGTCCTCGGCCTCACGGGCGCCGTCGACGCCGCCCGGCGCCGACGGGCCGCGACGCGGCCGGGCTGAGCCTCTGCACGAGAACCGCCGTGCACGGCGGTTCTCGTGCAGAGGCGCTCGACGGGGTGGTGGAACGCCGCCCGGGCGTCCCGTCGCGGTGCCCGGGTGGCCCGACCCGGGGTCAGACGGCGAGAACGCGTCGCAGCGCCGCCCGTCCGGCCGGCTCCCAGGTCGGCTTCCCGCCCGCGAGCCCGAGCCGGCCCGCGCGCCCGATCTGGAGCAGGCCGACCGCGCGGAGCACCGCCCACCCACGGGCGCGCGCCGAGGTAGCGCCGTCGGTAGCGCCGTAGGCATCGAGGAAGGGCTCCGCGGCCCCGTCGGGCAGGAGGAGCCAGGCCGCCGACAGGTCCGTCGCCGGGTCGCCGGCGCAGAGGTCGCCGAAGTCGAGCAGACCGACCAGGTCGCCGTGCTCGTCGCCCACGACGTTGGCGGGGTGCAGGTCGCCGTGCAGCCAGCGCGGCGCGCCGTCCCAGGCGGGCGCCGCCAGGGCGGCCCGCCACACCGCGTCGAGACGCGCTCTCGACGCGTCGTCGACGACCTCGTCGAGGACGTGCTCGGGCAGCAGGGCCCGTGCCAGCGGGACACCTCGGGAGTCGCTGCGCGGAGCGCCCTCGGGCGCCGGCACGTGCAGGCAGCGCAGGGCGCGGGCGAGCGTGCCCGCCGCCACCACGCCGAGGGGCGCGAGGTCGGCCGGCGTCCCGGTCACCCAGCGCGCCACGGTCCACGGCCGGTCGAGGAGCTCGGACGGACGGCCGACCCGCACGGGCGCCGGGACGGGCAGGGGGAGGAGCCCGGCCAGCACCGGCACCCAGGTCTGCTCGGCGAGCAGGAGGCCCGGTCCCCGGGAGGTCCGCGGCAGGCGGACGGCGAGGTCGTCGCCGAGCCGCCACACGTGGTTGTCCCAGCCGCCGTCGACCTCGCGCAGGGGGAGGTCGGCGAGGTCCGGGTGCTGGTCCCTCAGGAGCGCCCGGACGAGCGGCGCCTCGAAGCGGGGGATCACGGCGTCCGCGGCTCCGTCACGCCGGCGCGTCGACGACGACGTCCACCCGCGAGCCGTCGAAGCAGAGGTACCCGGCGGCCGCGGCGACGTCGTGGAGCGGGGTCTCGTAGCTCCACGCGGCCTCCTCGGCGACGGCGCCCGACGCCGTCCGCACCGTCCAGTACGACGCCCACCCCTTGTAGGGGCAGGCCGTCCGCGTGCCCGTGGGGTCGAGGTCCGCGACGACGTCGGCCCGCGGCAGGTAGAGGCGCGGGGGCAGCTGCGTCTCGAAGACCGCCAGCGGGCGCGTGCTCTCGGCGACCACCTCGCCGTCGAGCGTCACGCGGACGCGCCGCGAGCTCGGCAGCGTGTCGACGCGGTGGAAGGGGTCGCGCGGGTGGCCGACGTTCTCCTCGTCCTCGTGCCACCACGGGCCGAGGGCGTCGAAGTCCAGCAGGACGAGGCCGGCCAGGTCGGGGTCGTCCGGCCGGAAGGCCGCCCCGGGCCGGACGACACCGGCCGCGCTGAGGTCGAGCGACGTCCCCGGCGTCGTGTGGGCCGTGAAGGGCACGTCCGGCCCGAGCAGTCCGTCGCCGGGGACGTCGGCGCCGGCGTCGCGGGCGGGCGAGAGCTCGGCGCGGACGTCGCCCTCCGGGACGGCGTACTGGCAGAGGAACCGCCGCGGCTCCCAGACCGCGACGGACCCCGTCGTGTCCACGACGACACCGCCCGCCAGCGCCGCCCTGACCCGCTTGCCGAGGGGCTCGAACCGGAGGGTGCCGGTCGCGTCCGCCAGGACCTGCTGCTGCCTCGTCGCCATGCGCCCATGGTGCGGCGTGGGCGGCGCCCCCGCGCCCCGCCCCCTGTCAGCGCACGTCCACAGCCCCGACCCGGCCCTCACCCCACGGCGTCGACGGCTTCCCGGGCCCAGCCGGCCAGGTGAGCCAGAGCGGCACCGCGCTCGCGGTAGAGGTGCCGGGCCTCGGCCGGGCGGTGGTAGGCGCGGTGCTCGGCGGCCGCCGCGCGCGTCAGCAGCAGCGGCAGCAGCCACGTGTACTTCACCGCGGAGACGAGGACGCCGAGCCGGGCGTCCCCGTCGCTGCCCGCCCAGCCGCTCTCCCGGAGACCGGCCAGGTACGCCGGCAGGCACGCCGCCTCGGCCTCCGCGAGCCGGTCCGCCGGCCAGAACAGGTCGAAGACGTTGTCCGGCAACCAGTTGCCGAGGTCCTCTCCGACGGCGCCGTCGCCGGCGAACGCCCAGTCGAGGAGGACGACCTCGCCACCCGGACGTCGGACGGCGTTGCTCGCCCACGCGTCGAGGTGGCACAGCGTGCGCGGCAGCTCCTCGGCGGCGTCGAGCAGCCGCCCCCGGTGCGCGAGGAGGTGCCGCCAGCCGTCGCGGAGACCGTCCGGCCAGGTGTCCCGCACCAGCGGTCGGGCCCAGGCGGCGTCGTCGTCGACGACGGACAGGTCGGCCGGCCGGCTCGTCGAGTACTGCCGCAGCCACCGCCGCGACGCCCACCCGGGCCGTGGCGTCGGACGCCCCTGCCAGCGGCCGAGCGCGGCAGCGGTGGCGACGTGGTCGTCGAGCGTGAACTCCGGTCCGGGGGTGCCGACGACGTCCTCGAGCACGAGCGTGGCGCCGTCGGGGTGCTCGACGACGTCGGCCACCGGCATCGCCAGCCCGGTGCCGGCGAGGGACGCCCGCAACGCGGGGTCGCGGTAGGCGTCGGCCTCGCGGCGCCAGGAGTTCCAGTGCGCCGGGTCCTCGGACGACGCCCAGTGCGCGGGGGCCGTCGTCGTGACCCCTGCCCGGCGGAGCACCTTGCGCACCCGCGTCCCGGTCGCCGTGCGGACCCGCTCGACGACGACCGTCGTCGCGTTGTCGGGGTTGTGGCGCAGCACCTCGACGTCGTCCACGGGGGCAGTCTCGCCGAGCCTCGGCACGGGCGGCGGGACCGATGCCGCCGCCCGTGCGGAGGCTCAGGCGCTCATCGCGGGCAGCGGCCGCTCCGTCTGCGCCACCTCGGTCATCTTCGCCAAGAGCGGCCGCAGCGGTCCGGAGAAGAGGGCCTTGTCGGCGAGGCGCCGGGCGGCGAGGCCGAGCCGCGTCTCGGGGTAGGCGAAGTGCTGGATGCCGGGCGGCAGCTTCTGGACGTCGTCGACGAGCGGTCGCATCCACTCCTCGTAGGCGCGCAGGGCGTCCTCCGTCGTCGCGGCCGTCGACAGCGAGGCGGCGAGGACGTAGCCGCTCGTCAGCGCCAGGGAGGCCCCGCCGCCGCCCATCGGCGTCACGCACCAGCCGGCGTCGCCCGCGAGGACGACGTGGCCGCGGTGCCAGGTGCTCATGCGGACCTGCGCCAGGTCGTCGACGTAGACGTCGTCCGACGTCGCGAGCCCGTCGAGGACGCGGGGGGCCTCCCAGCCGACGCCGTCGAAGACGTCCCGCAGCCGGCGCACGGCCTCGTCGCGGTCGACGCCGACGAGCCCGCCGGAGCGCGCGACGGCGAGGATGGCGCGCGTCGTCCCGTGGGGGTCGGGCCGCAGGTGCACCTGCCGCCCACCGGTCGTCGTGAGCCAGCGCCAGCGGTCGTCGTCGGAGGCCGTGCGGGGGATGGTCCCGAAGGCCATGGTGATGCCGAGCTCGTGGGTGTCCACCTCCTCGCCCATGACGAGGTCACGCGTCGACGAGCGCACCCCCTCGGCGACGACGAGGAGGTCGGCGCGCAGCGCGTCGCCCGCGGTCGTCGTCACGGTGACGCCGTCCGCGTCGTCGTCCACGGCCGCGACGGTGAGGCCGTAGCGGACGTCGACGCCGTGGGGGAGGGCGTCGAGGAGGACGCGGGCGAGGTCGCCCCGCAGCACCTCGAGCTCCGCGGTCGCGCCGTCGGGGCCGTCGGACGGCAGGTCGGCGGTGACGCGACCGGTCTCGTCGACGAGGACGGTGCCCGTCTCGGTGGTGTTGCGGGCCTTCACGGCCGGGGTCAGGCCCATGCGGTCGAGCACGTCGTGGGCGACGCCGCGGACGTCGACGTTCTGCCCGCCGTCGCGAAACGCGTCGGCCCGCTCGAGGACGGTGACGTCCCACCCGGTGCGGCGGAGCCAGAAGGCGACGGACAGCCCCGCGATGCTGGCTCCCGAGACGACGGCCGTGCGCGGGCGACGCTGCTGCTCCATGGGTGGGCGCTCCTCTACGGTGGGATGATGACTGCACTGCCAAGTTACTTTATTGTGAAGGAGCCCGCCGGATGAGCGACGAGCGTCCGGGGCCGGCCGACCCGCTCACCGAGCGGTGGCGCCCGGAGGACCTGGCGGTGCTCGAGGCCCTGCGCGGCTGGACGGTGGGCCAGGCGGAGATGAACCACCACCTCGGGCGCTGGGCGGGCCTGCCGACGTCCGACGCGAACGCGCTCGGCCACGTCGTCTGGGCCGCCGAGGGCGGGGAACCGCTCTCGCCGCAGGCGCTCTCGCGCCGCCTCGGCATGACGACGGGCGCGACGACGGTGCTCCTCGACCGGCTGGAGCGCGCCGGCATGGTCGTCCGCAGCCGCGAGAGCGCCGACCGCCGGCGGGTGACCCTGCGTCCCAGCGACGAGGGGCGGGAGCGGGCCCGCGCCTTCACGGCCTTCGCCGGGCGGGAGATGGCCGCGACGGTGCAGGCCGCGTCGGCCGAGGACCTGCGCGTGGTCGCCGACTTCCTCGAGCGGCTGTCCGGGGCCGTGGCGGCGGGCAACGAGCGGCTGCGGCACCGGGAGGGCTGAGGTCTCGGGGTCTTGTCCGTGCGCGCCTGGCACGGCAGCCTGCGGGTCGTGCGCAGGCTCGTCGTCTCGGTGCTGACCTCGCTCGACGGCCGCTACGTCGGGGCGGGCGGCGACCTGTCGCGGATGCCCTTCGAGGACGCCTTCGACGACCACAACCTCGCCCTGCTGCAGCGGGCGGGGACGCTCGTCTACGGCGGCCGGTGGTTCCCCGACAACTGGTCCCACTGGTCCGCCGTCGCGGCCGACCCGTCCGCCGGCGGGCGTGACCGGGCCATCGCCGAGCGGGTCACCTCGCTCGACAACCTCGTCGTCAGCGACTCGCTCGCCGTGGACGACTGGGCGCCGTGGGCGCCGCGGACCCGCGTGGTGCGCCGCGACGACGGCCCGGCCGCGGTCGCCCGGCTCAAGGAGGGCGAGGGGGGCGACCTGCTGATGTTCGGCAGCGCGACGACGTGGAACCCCTTCCTGGCGCAGGGGCTCGTCGACGAGCTCGTCGTCCTCGTCGGTGCCTGCGTCGTGGGGGAGGGCGCCTCGCTGTACGCGGGCCCGCCCGCCGGCCTGCGCCTGCTCGACGCCGAGGTCCTGCCCGGCTCGCAGCTGGTGCGGCTGCGGTACGACGCGACGGGGGCTGCCCGCTGACGGCGAGTCCGACGTCCGGTCCCGGGTCCGACGTGAGGGCACGGTCGGCGCGCCGGGGGCGTGCGCGACGTCGGACTCGTGCCGCGCGGTCGCACTCGAGGAGGTGCCGGGGTGGACGACGTCGTCCTGAGGCCGGTGGCGGGCGTGGTCGCCCGGGACGCGGACGGGCGCGTGCTCCTCGTTCGCCGTCGCGACGACGGGACGTGGGGCCTGCCCGGCGGCGGCGTCGAGGCCGGCGAGACGTGGGCGCGGGCGGCCGTCCGCGAGTGCCGCGAGGAGTCGGGCTGGGAGGTGCGCGTCGACGGGCTGCTCGGCGTCTACAGCGACCCGGCCACCCAGGTGCACCGGTACCCCGACGGCGCGCGCCGGCACGTCGTCGGCGTCGTCGTCACCGCCGTCGCCCTCCGGCGGGTCGGCGCCCCCGACGACGAGGTGACCGAGGTGGGATTCTTCGCCCCGGACCGGCTGCCGTCGCCCCTCTTCGCCCCCGACGCGCCGGTCCTCGCGGACGTCGTGTCCGGGAGGCCGCCGCCTCACCTGCGTTGAGCCGAGGCCCCCGGCCAGGCGTAGGTGCAGTCCGGCTCCTGCTCCTCGGTGGCCGCGCCGTCGCCCGACCCGACCAGCACGAAGCCCGCGGCCTCGTAGAACGCCCGGGCCCGCTCGTTGCGCGTGAAGACGTGCAGCCGCAGGCCGTCGGGGTGCGCCGCGCACGCTGCGTCGAGGAGCGCCCGTCCCAGACCTCGGCCCTGGGCGTCGGGGTCGACGTACAGCTGCTCGAGCCACCCGTCCGCGACCGCGGACAGGCCCAGGACCCGGCCCTGCTCCTCGGCCACGGTGACGACCTGCGACCTCAGGACGACGTCGCCGAACCACGCCTCGGTCTCGACCGGCGTGTGCAGCACCGGCAGCCACGGCATGGCCGCCTCGCGGGACCGGTGGTGGACGGCGGCCAGCGCGGGGGCGTCCGCCGGCCTCGCCCGCCGCAGCGCCGGCCTGCTCACCGTTCCGGCTCCGGCCACTCGTGCGCCGGCAGCAGCTCGCGCAGCGGCGCCCACGCCCCGCGTGCGAGGACGACGACGGCGTCGAGGTTGTCGGGGTGCATCTGGCGCAGGAACTCCCGGCAGCGGCCGCAGGGCGGCAGGACGTGGAGGCGACCGTCGTCGTCCCGCCACACGGCGACGACGCCGGTGATGCGCTGCTGCCCGGCCGTCACCATCGCCGCGACCGCGGAGGCCTCGGCGCAGAAGCCGGTCCCACTGCCGGTGTCGATGCAGACGCCCGTGAAGTGGTCGCCCCGGTCCGTGACGACGACGGCGGCGACGTCGCCGACGAGGCGGTCGCCGAGCCGGCGGGGGGCGAGGGCCCGGGCGGCCTCGGCGACGAGGTCGGCGCGCTGGTCGACGTCCATGGCGCGCACCGTGGCACGGCGCCGGCCGGCGGGTCAGCCGGATATCGGGAGCTTGTAGCCCCGGTGCGTCGCGACGAAGCCGAGGCGCTCGTAGAAGCGGTGGGCGTCGGTGCGCGAGGCGTCCGTCGTCAGCTGGACGACGGCGCAGCCCCGGTCGCGTGCCTCGACGACGACCCACCGCAGCATCGCCGTCCCGAGACCGCTGCCGCGCAGGTCCTCCCGCACCCTGACCGCCTCGACCTGCGCCCGCCGCGCGCCCCGCCGGGACAGCCCGGGCAGGACGCCGAGCTGGAGCGTGGCGACGACCTCCCCGTCGCGCTCGGCGACGACGAGGGTCTGGGCTGGGTCGGCGTCGACGGCGGCGAAGGCGTCGAGGTAGACGGCGAGGTCGTCGTCGCCCTCGAGCCGCTCGCGGCCCGCACCGAGGTGGTCGTCGGCGAGCAGCCGCACCACGGCCCCGACGTCGTCCGCGGTGGCACGCCGCAGCACGACCGCGGGCCCGGGCAGCGTCAGCTCGGTGGGCAGCGTCATGCCGTCAGCGTCGCAGCGCCCGCGGTCAGCCGGCGGCGCTCACCTCGAGCAGGCTCTTCCATGGGTCCTCGAAGCGCAGCGTGCGGCCGTCGTGGCGGGCGGTGATGTCGTGACGCCGGAGCCGCTCGGCCAGGGCGTCGACGTCCTGCGCCGTCGGCACGACGATCGACACCTGGCCGAGGCCGATGGTCGCCGCACGGGCGCCGGCGCCACGGCTGCCCCAGCTGTTCATGGCCATGTGGTGGTGGTAGCCGCCGGCGGAGACGAAGAGCGCGCCGCTCCACTCGGCGGTGACCTCGAAGCCCAGCGCGTCGACGTAGAAGGCGCGGGCCGTGGGGACGTCGCCGACCTTGAGGTGGACGTGGCCGACCTCGGCGCCGCTGAGCGGCTGCTCGACGAGGTGGTCGCGGAGGAAGGCGTTCGGGTCGAGCGGCGCGTTGTCCATGAGGACGCGGCCGTCCTGCCACCCCCACTCCTCGCGCGGGCGGTCGCGGTAGAGCTCGATGCCGTTGCCCTCGGGGTCGGTGAAGTAGAAGGCCTCCGACACGAGGTGGTCGGCCGAGCCCACGTAGGCCGACCGCGGGTGGCGCGCGGCCCGGGCGACGACGTCCGCGAGCGCCGCGCGGTCGGGGAAGAGGAGCGCCGTGTGGAAGAGGCCCGCCTGGCCGGGCGCCGGCGCGGGGAGGCCGGGGGTGTGGACGAGGACGACGAGGGCGTCGCGGCCACGGCCGAGGACGCTGACGTCGGCGGCCGCCGCACCGGGGGCGCCGAGGTCCGTCGCGGTGCGGGCGGCGTCGCCGGCGAGCTCCTCGAGGCCGAGGGCGTCGCGGTAGTACGCCGTCATGCCGGGCAGGTCGGCGACGTGGAGGGTGACGGCGTCCATCGTCGTCGCGCCGGGGAGGAGCAGGGCGTCGTCGCGACCGGTGGCGGTCGTCGTGGGGGTCGTCATGGCGTCTCCACGGGCAGAGGTTGTTGCGTGAACTGTTGGGTCGACGGTAGCACCGTATGGTTGTGCCGACAACCAACGAGGAGGACGACGTGGCGACCGAGTGGCTGGACCGGCGTGAGCTGGCGGCGTGGATCCGCGTGGCCTCGGTGCTGGAGGTCCTGCCGGGCGTGCTGGACGGCCAGCTCCGCCGCGACGGCGGAG carries:
- a CDS encoding VOC family protein encodes the protein MDLAGSRLDHLNLPVRDLPRAVAFYEAALAPLDIVTLIAVPATPAAQQKAMHAFGVHPKPFFWLVEGGRDDYAYDEDTHVAFTADDWATVDAFHAAALAAGGTTLRPPGVWAEYHAEYHADYYGAFVRDPEGVNVEAVCHAPVVDGDG
- a CDS encoding aminoglycoside phosphotransferase family protein produces the protein MIPRFEAPLVRALLRDQHPDLADLPLREVDGGWDNHVWRLGDDLAVRLPRTSRGPGLLLAEQTWVPVLAGLLPLPVPAPVRVGRPSELLDRPWTVARWVTGTPADLAPLGVVAAGTLARALRCLHVPAPEGAPRSDSRGVPLARALLPEHVLDEVVDDASRARLDAVWRAALAAPAWDGAPRWLHGDLHPANVVGDEHGDLVGLLDFGDLCAGDPATDLSAAWLLLPDGAAEPFLDAYGATDGATSARARGWAVLRAVGLLQIGRAGRLGLAGGKPTWEPAGRAALRRVLAV
- a CDS encoding DUF427 domain-containing protein — translated: MATRQQQVLADATGTLRFEPLGKRVRAALAGGVVVDTTGSVAVWEPRRFLCQYAVPEGDVRAELSPARDAGADVPGDGLLGPDVPFTAHTTPGTSLDLSAAGVVRPGAAFRPDDPDLAGLVLLDFDALGPWWHEDEENVGHPRDPFHRVDTLPSSRRVRVTLDGEVVAESTRPLAVFETQLPPRLYLPRADVVADLDPTGTRTACPYKGWASYWTVRTASGAVAEEAAWSYETPLHDVAAAAGYLCFDGSRVDVVVDAPA
- a CDS encoding aminoglycoside phosphotransferase, with protein sequence MDDVEVLRHNPDNATTVVVERVRTATGTRVRKVLRRAGVTTTAPAHWASSEDPAHWNSWRREADAYRDPALRASLAGTGLAMPVADVVEHPDGATLVLEDVVGTPGPEFTLDDHVATAAALGRWQGRPTPRPGWASRRWLRQYSTSRPADLSVVDDDAAWARPLVRDTWPDGLRDGWRHLLAHRGRLLDAAEELPRTLCHLDAWASNAVRRPGGEVVLLDWAFAGDGAVGEDLGNWLPDNVFDLFWPADRLAEAEAACLPAYLAGLRESGWAGSDGDARLGVLVSAVKYTWLLPLLLTRAAAAEHRAYHRPAEARHLYRERGAALAHLAGWAREAVDAVG
- a CDS encoding FAD-dependent monooxygenase → MEQQRRPRTAVVSGASIAGLSVAFWLRRTGWDVTVLERADAFRDGGQNVDVRGVAHDVLDRMGLTPAVKARNTTETGTVLVDETGRVTADLPSDGPDGATAELEVLRGDLARVLLDALPHGVDVRYGLTVAAVDDDADGVTVTTTAGDALRADLLVVAEGVRSSTRDLVMGEEVDTHELGITMAFGTIPRTASDDDRWRWLTTTGGRQVHLRPDPHGTTRAILAVARSGGLVGVDRDEAVRRLRDVFDGVGWEAPRVLDGLATSDDVYVDDLAQVRMSTWHRGHVVLAGDAGWCVTPMGGGGASLALTSGYVLAASLSTAATTEDALRAYEEWMRPLVDDVQKLPPGIQHFAYPETRLGLAARRLADKALFSGPLRPLLAKMTEVAQTERPLPAMSA
- a CDS encoding MarR family winged helix-turn-helix transcriptional regulator translates to MSDERPGPADPLTERWRPEDLAVLEALRGWTVGQAEMNHHLGRWAGLPTSDANALGHVVWAAEGGEPLSPQALSRRLGMTTGATTVLLDRLERAGMVVRSRESADRRRVTLRPSDEGRERARAFTAFAGREMAATVQAASAEDLRVVADFLERLSGAVAAGNERLRHREG
- a CDS encoding dihydrofolate reductase family protein; this translates as MRRLVVSVLTSLDGRYVGAGGDLSRMPFEDAFDDHNLALLQRAGTLVYGGRWFPDNWSHWSAVAADPSAGGRDRAIAERVTSLDNLVVSDSLAVDDWAPWAPRTRVVRRDDGPAAVARLKEGEGGDLLMFGSATTWNPFLAQGLVDELVVLVGACVVGEGASLYAGPPAGLRLLDAEVLPGSQLVRLRYDATGAAR
- a CDS encoding NUDIX domain-containing protein; protein product: MDDVVLRPVAGVVARDADGRVLLVRRRDDGTWGLPGGGVEAGETWARAAVRECREESGWEVRVDGLLGVYSDPATQVHRYPDGARRHVVGVVVTAVALRRVGAPDDEVTEVGFFAPDRLPSPLFAPDAPVLADVVSGRPPPHLR
- a CDS encoding GNAT family N-acetyltransferase, whose protein sequence is MSRPALRRARPADAPALAAVHHRSREAAMPWLPVLHTPVETEAWFGDVVLRSQVVTVAEEQGRVLGLSAVADGWLEQLYVDPDAQGRGLGRALLDAACAAHPDGLRLHVFTRNERARAFYEAAGFVLVGSGDGAATEEQEPDCTYAWPGASAQRR
- a CDS encoding cytidine deaminase family protein, translating into MDVDQRADLVAEAARALAPRRLGDRLVGDVAAVVVTDRGDHFTGVCIDTGSGTGFCAEASAVAAMVTAGQQRITGVVAVWRDDDGRLHVLPPCGRCREFLRQMHPDNLDAVVVLARGAWAPLRELLPAHEWPEPER
- a CDS encoding GNAT family N-acetyltransferase, with product MTLPTELTLPGPAVVLRRATADDVGAVVRLLADDHLGAGRERLEGDDDLAVYLDAFAAVDADPAQTLVVAERDGEVVATLQLGVLPGLSRRGARRAQVEAVRVREDLRGSGLGTAMLRWVVVEARDRGCAVVQLTTDASRTDAHRFYERLGFVATHRGYKLPISG
- a CDS encoding VOC family protein — encoded protein: MTTPTTTATGRDDALLLPGATTMDAVTLHVADLPGMTAYYRDALGLEELAGDAARTATDLGAPGAAAADVSVLGRGRDALVVLVHTPGLPAPAPGQAGLFHTALLFPDRAALADVVARAARHPRSAYVGSADHLVSEAFYFTDPEGNGIELYRDRPREEWGWQDGRVLMDNAPLDPNAFLRDHLVEQPLSGAEVGHVHLKVGDVPTARAFYVDALGFEVTAEWSGALFVSAGGYHHHMAMNSWGSRGAGARAATIGLGQVSIVVPTAQDVDALAERLRRHDITARHDGRTLRFEDPWKSLLEVSAAG